Part of the Diabrotica virgifera virgifera chromosome 6, PGI_DIABVI_V3a genome, GTAATAGACCACATCCCTATTTAAGTCTTTTTGTTGCGATGACCGGTTTTGTTATTTCATTGCCTAACTTTAATTGCATCTGTGTTTCTTTATATAGTCTTGTGTTATATTCACCCATTTCTCTCTAACGTGCATTTTTCTCATTGCTTCCCACAGTTTCTTGGGTTCGCTATAGTATGCTTGCAGATCTAGAGTCTgatattatcacagcttttttaATATTGGTCTGTTGAACCCATTCTAGAGATTTATTCATGGCTAAAAGTTCAGCTGAACAAATGCTACTAACATTAGATAGATAGCACATTCTAGGTACCTTATGTTTAATTTTTAGAAGCATCTGTGTAAATTACTGAGTAATCCAAAAAGTCTGTCAGAATagatttgtaatttttttttattttaacctaGTTTATTCCCTTTCTCAGTAAAAAACTTTTAAATCTGCACATTCtcgtaaattttaaataaataaggaACTATAAAATGTAATTACTCTTATAAATTAAGTTATATGCTCAAGGAAGGTCTCTTCTTGCGGTCTCCTTTCGAGTTCTTGCCGAAGATGTTGCCCAGCACTTTCGAGACGCTGTTCACTCCGAGTCTTCTTCTGATCGGCAGCGATCTCAACAGTAGGACTGATCTGGCTTCTTTGAGAAGGGAGTGGAAGGCTAGTGATACTCCAGCGAAGTGTTCTGCCGCGCTAACTTCGTAGAACTGGCAGCCGTATTTTAGCGATAGTTCGTGGCCGTCGTCTATGCAAATTTTCCTAAAAGAGAAAAAGTTTTattatagaaattaaaaaaatatctaaataagGATTGAGAACCCGTGGACCCCAGTGCAAAACTAGATTCCAGGCAATACTTTAACTCAAAACTTTCCTAAAACACTACAAAAACGACGAGATTAAAGAATATCTTAGAAATCTTTCAGTAACAGAAAGTACAAatagtccaggacgcatctgttttgagatggacgttgagaggtaactcatatttttttgcagaaattgcttggaattaactcataataataattgagttatcctcccaatcaaaaaggtccggaatattttttaaataatcaaaatgtcaaaaatgaaggaaaaattcaatttttttcttcgttttttgaatataactttaaaagtattcacttcagagaaaagttgtactaacattaaagttgcgaaattaaattttctacaacataggaatagttaaaaattttaaaaattgtcatccttgttgcaaaatatcaataattgcgaaaaaaaaaacataaaaaacaagtattcacattttacttatttcaaccatttatgctatacataggaccttcatattttacccaaaaaaactatataatatagtaaaaGATTCTAGTAAATTttgttaagatcggtttaatagattttgcaaaataaattttgcaatccagctttagcaaaaaaaattcctttcttcaaaatgttgcaggactaaaaataaagcagataacaagttgaaaatttatttgtttatagaAGAGTACTatgcctttcatttgcaatttgtaaaattaaaatcggttaactaatacgacgtcagaaatttttttaaataaacattaatttttggtgctacgcgcaggacagcggtgttcgattcacacaagttgatttccaccaaagtttcttccaatctttatctaatatattattttcttactctatattttgttgtattttaatattttaatatcacaaaaatcaaactaatttggctattgtttgtgatatattgtttaaacaattgcatatgttcataataaaaaatatatatgttcatataaaattttattctccaagttaaaatatatgaacaaaggcagtttttgctaaaaaagtgttatttaaaAGGACagagtatatgtttttattttgcaataaacaaatttatttatttatatcaaaatgtactaaaaattaaaatttatcaatcattatcaaaggtcattggaatgcgagtagcaccaaaaattaatgtttatttaaaaaaattcctgacgccgtggttgttaacaaattttaattttaccaATTGCAAATCAAAGGAACAGTATtacttctatacgtaaaaaaattcaaattactatctgctttattttcagtcctgcaacattttgaaaaaattaattttttttgcgaaaagtggattgcaaaatttattttgcaaaatctattaaaccagtcttaatgaaatttacagtattgttttactaataatatagtttttctgggtggaatatgaaggttctaagcttagcataaattgttgaaaaacgtaaaatgcgaatacttgttttattatgttttttttttcgcaattattgctattttgcaacaagggtgacacttttcaaaaatttgtagctaatcctatattgtaggaaatttaattacacaacttttatgtcagtacaacttttctcgaaaatgaatacttttaaagttataatcaaaaaacgaagaaaaaatcgaatttttccttaattttttgacattttgattatttaaacaatgttccggacctttttgagtggaaggataattcaaatattattatatgagttattttaaTGCAATTTCCGCAAAAAATATAAGTCACCTCTCAGCATCCAAaagtactaatatttttacagatgcgccctggtctaaaacgGCTACGAAAAAGTTAAACGACCTCAATCAACCATCAACCAGATCTCCTATTCGCGCAGAAAATGGCGAATGCGccaaaagaaataaagaaaaattatttgCGAAATTTCTCACAAACGTCTTTCAACCTTTCCCAACTGAGAGTAATCAAAACTTTGAAGCATCAATTTAACAGTTTTTGGAATTCCCATACCAGCTAGAACTCCTActtttaaaaagcaaaaatattaaaCAACTACCCACATTAAAAAAATGCCGCTCAGGGCAGTGTCTTGGGACCAGTGTTATATGCAAATATAAGTTATATATTTTATATGCCGATGCAAACTTGGCTAAAACGGTGGCGTTTccaaacaaatgaaacaaagtcgGTTCATATTACCTTTACAAAACGCAAAGGTAAAAAAATGCAGGTCATACATTAAATTAtatatattctgggaccaaaaatagttcgattgaacctaacttaccttagtacaaaaaatgtgcacaaaaaaagttacagccctttgaagttaacaaatgaaaatcaatttttttcaatgtatggaaaaccattagagatattttattcaaaattaacatgtggcattcttatggcaggaacatctgaaaaaaaataacagtgaaatttgaacactacataaaaattttatggggttttgttcccttaaaccccccaaacttttgtgtacgttccaattaaattattattgtggtaccattagttaaatacaatgtttttaaattttttttgcctcttagtactttttcgataagaatatttaaatatatataaaaatagaatattttttaaatctacCACACATTtgtaatatggttaagtacgattagaGAGACCTGgtagtaatatgaaaatttatttataatttacatttttaggcctattttgaaacatattataaaagaagccacatcttgataaaaggtggcttatcgaaaaaatactgacagacaaaaaattttaaagaCGTTTTGTTTAATTAATGgaaccac contains:
- the LOC114335981 gene encoding ras-related and estrogen-regulated growth inhibitor-like, encoding MDTSMCAKSGCYYEHIRWGEAFVIVYSIIDKHSFNEAKEILGELVKLKLPSYYASLLLGNKRDLDHSRKICIDDGHELSLKYGCQFYEVSAAEHFAGVSLAFHSLLKEARSVLLLRSLPIRRRLGVNSVSKVLGNIFGKNSKGDRKKRPSLSI